One Prosthecobacter sp. SYSU 5D2 DNA window includes the following coding sequences:
- a CDS encoding metallophosphoesterase family protein — translation MKFAIFGDIHANLEALQTVLWDAQEQGCANYVCLGDIVGYAANPVECLETVRQMGCPVVRGNHDEGAASESTLEELNPLAQAALLWTRQQLSEEQRQWLRELKLVRQVRDFTIVHSTLDSPGAWGYVTNRFDAMASFSYQFTQVCFYGHTHVPRIFEKDDSVRAARGNDVTLQRGVKYFVNVGSVGQPRDGDWRASYAIYDVQAQTISIRRLEYDIQTAQDKIRAAGLPSLLAERLSLGK, via the coding sequence ATGAAATTCGCCATTTTCGGAGACATCCACGCCAATCTTGAAGCCCTGCAGACGGTACTGTGGGATGCCCAGGAACAGGGCTGTGCCAACTATGTCTGCCTGGGCGACATCGTCGGTTATGCCGCCAACCCGGTGGAATGCCTGGAAACAGTGCGCCAGATGGGCTGCCCGGTGGTGCGGGGAAATCATGATGAAGGCGCGGCCAGTGAAAGCACGCTGGAAGAGCTGAATCCGCTGGCCCAGGCGGCCCTGCTGTGGACGCGGCAGCAGCTCAGTGAAGAGCAGCGCCAGTGGTTGAGGGAGCTGAAACTGGTGCGCCAGGTGCGGGACTTCACCATCGTCCATTCCACGCTCGATTCTCCGGGGGCCTGGGGTTACGTGACCAACCGCTTTGATGCGATGGCCAGCTTCAGCTACCAGTTTACGCAGGTTTGCTTTTACGGTCACACGCATGTGCCGCGTATTTTTGAAAAGGATGATTCTGTACGGGCTGCCCGCGGCAATGACGTGACGCTGCAACGCGGGGTGAAGTATTTTGTCAATGTCGGCAGCGTCGGTCAGCCGCGCGATGGCGACTGGCGCGCGTCCTACGCCATCTACGATGTTCAGGCGCAGACCATCTCCATCCGCCGGCTGGAATATGACATCCAGACGGCCCAGGACA
- the bioD gene encoding dethiobiotin synthase has translation MHYFITGTDTDAGKTYVSCLLIEALRREGHAAVGYKPLACGDRVDAHALRQAGEDALTLEEVNPVYLKVPASPYAASLLENKTVDVEAARQGFFSLAARFSHVIVEGAGGWEVPLTDKLSMADLAADLAIPIIVVVNNRLGCLNHTILTVKNIQSRGLTCAGIILNYAQDERDLASISNRMILEQCLGVPVLAEVMHGESQLDWPRELPL, from the coding sequence ATGCATTACTTCATCACCGGCACGGATACGGACGCCGGAAAAACCTATGTTTCCTGTCTGCTCATTGAGGCTCTTCGGCGCGAGGGGCATGCAGCGGTGGGATACAAGCCGCTGGCTTGTGGGGACCGGGTTGATGCCCATGCGCTGCGCCAGGCGGGTGAGGATGCGCTGACGTTGGAGGAAGTGAACCCGGTTTATCTGAAGGTGCCCGCCTCCCCGTATGCGGCATCCTTGTTGGAAAACAAAACGGTGGATGTGGAGGCGGCGCGGCAGGGATTTTTCAGTCTGGCGGCTCGTTTCAGCCACGTTATTGTCGAGGGGGCAGGAGGCTGGGAGGTGCCGCTGACGGACAAGCTGAGCATGGCGGATCTGGCTGCGGATTTGGCCATTCCGATCATCGTGGTGGTGAACAACCGCCTGGGCTGCCTGAACCACACCATTCTGACGGTAAAAAATATCCAGTCTCGCGGCCTCACCTGCGCGGGCATCATTCTGAATTATGCCCAGGATGAAAGGGATCTGGCCAGCATCTCCAACCGCATGATTTTGGAGCAATGCCTGGGCGTGCCGGTGCTGGCAGAGGTGATGCACGGGGAATCGCAGTTAGACTGGCCGCGCGAGTTACCTTTATAA